The following nucleotide sequence is from Microbacterium imperiale.
ATGGACCACACATTATCGCTCCGCAGACTGCCGCCGAGACGCGGCGCGTAGCCCGCCCGCGTCAGCGGTAGTTGACGAACTGGAGGTCGACGTCGAGGTCGGCGGCCTTCAGCATCCGCTGCACTTCCTGCAGGTCGTCGCGCGACTTCGACTGCACGCGCAGCTCGTCGCCCTGGATCTGCGATTTGACCGACTTGGGGCCCTCGTCGCGGATCATCTTGCTGATCTTCTTGGCGTCCTCCGACGAGATGCCTTCCTTCAGCGTCGAGACGATCCGGTACTCGCGGCCCGACGCGGTCGGCTCACCCGAGTCGAGGCTCTTGAGGGAGATGCCGCGCTTGATGAGCTTGGTCTGGAAGACGTCGAGCACGGCCTTCGCGCGCTCCTCGGAGTTCGCCTTGATGAGGATCGACTCGCCCGACCACTCGATCGACGCATCGGTGCCCTTGAAGTCGTACCGCTGCTCGACCTCCTTGCGGGCCTGATTGAGCGCGTTGTCTGCCTCTTGGCGATCGATCTTGCTGACGATGTCGAACGAGGAATCTGCCATGCCGAGAGTCTAGCGGCGCGGGCCCGATCGACCGGGTCCGGGACAGCGGAGCCCGGTGTCGGAGTGCTTCGTAGACTTGGATTCATGCAGGCACTGACTGAGGACCAGGTCCGCTCCACGTTCGTCAACGCCGTTCCCGACGAGGTGCGGCAGCTCGCTCTCCCGCATGATTTCCCGATCGTCGAGTGGGACCATCTCGACTTCCTCGCCTGGCCCGATCCGCGCACGCGCGGACGCGCCTACGTCGTGGCCGAGCTCGACGGTGCCCCGACGGGTGTCGTGCTGCGCCGCGCCGACGGACGCAGCGCGGCTCGCGCGGCGATGTGCAACATCTGCCACACGATGCAGCCCGGCGATCAGGTGGCCTTGTTCACCGCACGCAAGGCGGGGGATGCC
It contains:
- a CDS encoding YajQ family cyclic di-GMP-binding protein, translating into MADSSFDIVSKIDRQEADNALNQARKEVEQRYDFKGTDASIEWSGESILIKANSEERAKAVLDVFQTKLIKRGISLKSLDSGEPTASGREYRIVSTLKEGISSEDAKKISKMIRDEGPKSVKSQIQGDELRVQSKSRDDLQEVQRMLKAADLDVDLQFVNYR
- a CDS encoding FBP domain-containing protein; its protein translation is MQALTEDQVRSTFVNAVPDEVRQLALPHDFPIVEWDHLDFLAWPDPRTRGRAYVVAELDGAPTGVVLRRADGRSAARAAMCNICHTMQPGDQVALFTARKAGDAGERGDAVGTYLCADLGCHENVRIAAPLAPSEIRASVDRRIDGTRHRAEAFVERIVSDEA